The Megalobrama amblycephala isolate DHTTF-2021 linkage group LG7, ASM1881202v1, whole genome shotgun sequence genome window below encodes:
- the LOC125271176 gene encoding adhesion G protein-coupled receptor E2-like gives MELKCTLILFGSFLLCSESRECDEGFMKINKTFVFCHNEDEDECATPNLCGDNTRCINTHGSYYCTCDEGFFLVSPSFTSDTGQCVDEDECLSSVCGVHSDCTNTPGSFFCTCYPGFDKLENGTCADINECADPDVCGKNADCLNYPGRYSCRCHQGYSNYGNDQSKCKEMMQFCH, from the exons ATGGAGCTGAAGTGCACACTTATTCTTTTTG GTTCGTTCCTGCTGTGTAGTGAGTCTCGTGAATGTGATGAAGGATTCATGAAAATAAACAAGAcctttgttttttgtcataatgAGG ATGAAGATGAGTGTGCGACGCCGAATCTGTGTGGTGATAACACTCGGTGTATCAATACACATGGAAGTTACTACTGCACCTGTGATGAAGGATTTTTCTTAGTCTCACCCAGTTTCACATCAGATACAGGACAGTGTGTAG ATGAGGATGAGTGTTTGTCCTCAGTGTGTGGAGTTCACAGCGATTGCACTAACACACCTGGCAGTTTCTTCTGCACCTGTTATCCAGGGTTTGATAAACTTGAGAACGGCACCTGTGCAG ACATCAATGAGtgtgcagatccagatgttTGCGGCAAAAACGCCGACTGCCTCAATTATCCAGGCAGATACAGCTGCAGATGTCACCAGGGTTACAGTAACTACGGCAACGACCAGTCAAAATGCAAGG AGATGATGCAGTTCTGTCACTGA